The sequence below is a genomic window from Corythoichthys intestinalis isolate RoL2023-P3 chromosome 12, ASM3026506v1, whole genome shotgun sequence.
CTCTTCTGATATATTGTTTCAGCTGAAACAGAAGTCCTCCTTCGCAGCAATAAAGAAAAATTATAGCCGAAAAGTGAAACAAGCAACATTCTGCCTAAACAAATaccaataaattatttttgagGGAGATGTATACAAAAAGCAGAATGACTAGTTATATCACATACAAAAACAGGCCTTTACAAGGAGGGCTGTCTTTAATTGCAGAgtgaatttatttccaattaaTCAGACGCAACGCTCTCTCTCacatacaaacacacacgcTTGTGCTCATTGTATgcaaaaacacatacagtacatatttacAGATGGTTCATATCAAATGATACAAGGACTGCAACTATAGTGACATTACAACATTGAATACTGTATAAACAAATCGGCCTCTTCCACAAAATAAGGACCTATAGAAGTGCCCAGAATTTACCTTCTGGGTAAATCTCATTGTGCATGGACACAAGTCCCATCTCCCACCACACAGGTGTTGAGTTCAATAAGCTCCAACAATGACCGCCTCGGCTTCTTTAGACGGCCTTCTATCAGTCACCAAGAAGTTGATCATGCCCTCAGACTTGATGAGCAGGTTGCAGCCCAGGAAGAAGATGCCAAAGACCACAGTGAGAGACAGCACGCACATGACGGCAATCTGCACCACCCGCATGACGAACAGGCTTCTTTCATCCGGGGAGGCGGCCGCCAAGCCTTCGTCGGTCACCACCGATGACAGGTTGCAGCAAAGGATGCCCTCCGTCCTGTTGAACAAGCTGACGTCCGTGCGGTTGAAGGTGGTGGCGTTCATGGCCACTTTCCCGCTGATCTCCTCCTTCCTCAGAACAATTCAACTTTCCAAGTTGATGCTTGATATGAGATGTTGAAGCTGGATCCCAAGTAATGAGGTTGAGGAGAAAGGGACTTGGAGAAGTTTATACAGAGGTCTTCTGGTGGACTTCAACAGTCTGCTCTGGCTTTGCATCTCGTGTGTTCTCCCTCACAGATTGGAAGCACAATGGATCACCagagagagagacacacacacTTGCACACCCATTTCGCGCACACACGCAGACTGCCTGTCTGTAAAAGAGCGTACAGGCGGGACAGCATAACAAGAGCGCCCCCATAAGGCCTCACTGCTGCATGACCTCACGTTATGTTTCTACTGTACTGTATACGGTGTTCACAAATATACTTCACATGTGTTATCTGTAAAggcaaaaattgtaaaattcaaaattaaTATTGATTTGTTATGTTCTTTTTGTGCAAATGCAGAGGAAACTTTCCCATCTGTTTTGAGAATGTACCTTCTCTCACATCTTTTGGGTTGACCTGAACAATTTTATCAATTCCAAAGTTGAGCCCCcattgaaaatagttttttaaaGACATATTTTGTTTGGCTTGTCCAACCTTGAAGAACTAGAAATAGATAAAAGATATGTTATAAACCTGATCTTTTTTTGTGCACAATTCCACGTTCATTGTGCAAAATATGTAAATCAGAGacagaattttcatgtttttggaaaaatgttttctttatactTGGACGATTAAAGTTTCTCTTCAAACCCCAAGGCTATAAGGTCCAGTAGACTTTGCAAACAATACAATACAGATTGTGTTCAAAAGTCCGCCCTCCTacccttttaattatttatatttctGTGTTGGAATTTTGCTAACTGTATGTGAATCCTTCACCCAATATTTGTATATTTCTATTTGTTGTGAATaaagttgggggaaaaaatgttacaAACAACCAATTTTAGCTGACATTCAAACATGATCATCGGGGCCATTCCTGACTAATTTGGTACTCGAGGCAACATATTTGCTGGTGCCCCCTCCTCGCAACAATAGCTATTTTCACCCAAAACACTCACACTGTACTTCTTTCTCCACTAGCAGTTTGTGTATGGGTAGGTACTGGACTTGGTGGCCTTGGACTTTGTGCGGATGTGGATAAGgtggctgtaaaagatggcccgggatgtacagaggtggaaggaaaatatttcagaagcgcatctacaaagagaagaaagtgggaTATTACacttatattagtcaaatagctgttgattgtaaaaccagcatgacatagcAATAATAgcgccataagcggattttaaggggtggGCCAGGCAGGCCAGCCCCCCGGTGgctaaaaagtgtcattgcatgaaattgacttccctatatatatatgtatatatatgtgtgtgtgtgtatatatatgtatatatgtatatatacatttatatatatttatacggtatatatatatatatatacacatcatatatatacacacacacacacacacacacacacacacacacacacacacacacacacacacacacacacacacacacacatatgttgtaaagcaataaaattgcaacaaaaatgaataaaatgaacaaaaaaaaatatttttataatgggtcaaaattatttttcgaacagatcatgtgactagcaccttagatagTCATTTAATTtgcatataaattaaaaaaaaaaaatagtagagagcaattttctttttcaaatttttctttgattgaaattttttttttttgattgaagcaactttttgggggattgaataatttagacacaaatgtcctacccataatatggcctaaacacaaaaaggattgctgcaatcaaataaaactttttcaatgaaaaattaagtggtcaaatgcaaatttttcaatctcatatatttttttgcattcaaaaacgttttctatgattgatttttttctttttttttttaactgaagtgattttttctttttgaaaatatatatttttttgaagcaacctattttctgattgaataataaagacaaaaacgtcctagccaaaatgcggcccaaacacaaatcaacattacttcaatcaaaaaagttggttcaatccccccaaaaatttcaatcaaagaaaaatagcgttcacatgcatttttttaaactttcaaatgtatttttgcactcAAACATATTCTTTTAattcaagcaactttttttgattgaataacaaagacacaaatctacctccatatggctctgcccaggggatacaatttttgactggggtaactacactggcacgacaccggcgagcgtaccatattcaatggttgacgatcttggtgaaaagtattgcctacgcagcctgatttagaattcccctcaagaatgatgggaaacaaataacgctcattgtcaacttattataaatattcttgtaaattaattttattgctgacactgcgttacggggtcatcaacatgttgtgcccctctgccccaaaagtcaaactccgcctatgaataGCGCTTAATTTCAGCAGCCTACTGTATCTGGCTCAATTGGATCCGGCCACTAACTTTGACCGGcgaggttaaaaaaataaaataaattcatgaaacactgcaactacacaggaccattcaataataatgaattaaataatacataataataaaaaatgacattgaatatttttttacaggaACAGAAtggccattttaatgaattaatgacacatttgataacaaatgtttgcatttaaatccaaAGCACTTTTAGTCCCTAATACCACAGAactatgaaattattaattgcatattCAATGGTGTATTTATTCAACCTTGGCACTTTTGGGCAAGGCAAATTTGTTTGAATAGCACAATtgaacacaaggtaaaagtacTTCGccatcacatgaaaatcagcaagacagttttagtcccccatacactttgtccaactttctctaaaatggaagagggagtaaatttaactgactGTAATCCACacctggctgaatactgaaaaaaTTTCTAAAACAgccctggctaatgatacagtataatttagcaTTAGCAGTGTGTCGTCTAAACTCgatgtaaataaccgctagcttggaATTGCGCAAAATTTACGTGTTTATgcaattaaaacgttttttttttttttttttttttttttcatcacaacCAACCTGTCTTTTTCTCGTTTATGCTCCTCTTCTATCTTCTTCTTTCTAAAATATGACCCGGAGGGctttgtcttttcatgacgtCTCTCAATAGTTTAAAATTaacaccttcaggtagctctgTGGTGTGCGTCTCTGGTTGATTAGAGAATATGGTGAAAGTTTTGTCgtttaaatattttgttctttctttgtacTTAATTTTTATTAGTTCTTGGATTTAAGTAGCAATATTCCAACAGCATTGACAAAACGTTGCACAACTTTAGAGGGACAGCATCCTGTTAATTAGGATAAATAGTGACATCTAGTGGATGTTTGGAAAGTAGTCTCTGCGTAGGGATTCATCTATCAAACACTTGAACTCAAGTGTATTTCAAattaaataactaaaatatgattTGGTGCCTACAACAGTAATTTAAATACTTATAAAATTTACTATTACTACGcataaacacacgcacacatttttattaacattttcttaatttatatatttattttttaaaataattatatacacacacactcccACACCCGTaataatgtttaaaataaagagaacattttgggtcatgtaggccacatttGCATTCCAAATGTCTATATTGTGGCCTACAAGATCCAAAACATTATATCACTGTGGACGCATGTGGACGGcaggtctttgttttttttgttttgttttttaacttgCACAGTGAAGGGTTAATTTAACATGTGCTCTGTGTCTTCAGAAGTCTATGTGAAAGTAATACTGCAATTCAGGTCAGTTAGTTCTATTCATTTGCAGTGCATCTTGCAGAAATCTACATTTTATAACATTATAGGTTGAAATTTTTAACATTTATGTGCAAtacactttaattaaatcattcttAAGTATACAAGGTCTGTACAAAACGTTTTGAGCATAACTATAAAGTCCAACTGTGATGAATTTTTTAGCTGCTGATTTTTCAACATAAACTGCCTAGGTGTCCACACACTTCTGCTGTagcgcttaaatccccaaaggtTTCATATTTGTCGTCCAAAAAGTCAGAGCAGATATGGCATCATCGTAGCTGTGAAAAAGCATCTTAACtaaatttttctcatttttggggggaacagACTGGAATCCAAAGAAATTAGGTCAGGAGACTACGGTGGGTAGGGAATGAGTTCAATGCCGCCATCATCCACTCTTGCCATGGGACGCACTGACTTGCAGCGTTGTTTATCTTACggtgaaaaagtaattagtttcaGTTAcatattacttctcccaaaaagtaattgagttagtaagtcagttacctcaacgtaagagtaattagttactcggcaaagtaatctgacgttacttttcatgttctatatGTTATTACAGGGTCCATTCTATCACGTCTTTCACatgaaatatgtttatattaactgattgaattgaactgtctttttctttccccaaaaaacattggtcacactttttacattttttttttttaaattttacctaaaaaagagtgtaatggtatacaaactttctAACTAGCTTTCAAATACTAACTTTCAAATTCTGTGAGAAAAAaaggcctttttgtttttcctgttgtactcaacccgcaccaaaccgtgacccccaaccaaggtacgtaccgaaccgtgatttgcgtgtaccgtcacacccttaatatagaccctacccacgtgacgtcacaactctgctctcctgaatggtaccgcccaattgtccgtcaaaacatagtgttaacctgttacggttacgtacattcctcctatttacggcgtgtttttctgctccttaacattaataatcaaaatggtgaaggcgtgtgtggctgttggttgcactaacagagaagatggaaggagagatttgaagttttaccgtattccgagggatccaaagaggagagcgaaatggacggctgcaattcgacgtgaaaactgggcaccaaaaaatcaccacagactatgtagtagtcattttatatccggtaagatgcttttaagatatacttagagggttttgggctgacaaataaccacaattaagatcattgctaggctaatcgccgacaacatacacgtatgtatgtagtgagagtgctatcgctaaaccatataaacattaaaagccttaactccattgacaaacgacatgaaatacattagacttgacagtggatgttagcaataacaaaagattttgaattgaaaatttcataactcacctttccaagcacaagatagattcctgccgaattttcgtggacgaggacctgtttcatccaaccagcaacgaagtatttataagcctccaagctcttgaagtttttcaaattttcgtgagaataggctgattttgtgtggacaagataattgtaaatatcagcgtagcagatgtcaggcagacagggcgaagacagtgggtcgaaaaacatcgatttgggcagcaaatatggatctggcgactgtatagaacgaagcttttccacataacaccttttatgcaacacatccagtgagtttacggcatcagaaagcaccgggtcttccatgaaatgcattttaaattcctcgatcaattgaaaccaatgctaatacagagacaaaatgacggacaagtgggcggaaccatacagcgagcacgtggttttgtgacgttggtgggtagggtctatacagtatataggtaTCAGGATATCTTCCCTCTTCTAGCTTTACTCTAgttgtttggatttttttttttttttttttttttttaaatcacacaaGGTTTTTGGACACGTTATTCaagaaagtttagggcaagtgaataattttggtaatagaaaacaaaaaatatgataTACAGCAGCATCTACGAGGACAATgtccacttggtgatgataatgcatactcaacaggaaaacagtccattattttcaattaattgtacccacctgaacaccacgaactgtatgtaaaaaaaaaaaaaaaaaaaaaaaaaaaaaagttgcctgagagtttaagatcactcgccacactaaatgctaatgctagcgagaacgcgaatgctatgctaacgctccgagccacctagcatcgcgtttgcaacggcgtcacaactccctttccCCCCTTCCCTCTCGCTCTGCTCTCTCTGCGTCTCTAGAtagttctcgcgtcattcaaccaacgtagtaatgtTTAGTAACTAggtctgtcaaacgattaaaatctttaatcgagttaatcacagcttaaaaattaattaatcgtaattaatcgcaattcaaaccatctctagaatatgccatatttttctgtaaattattgttggaatggaaagataagacaagacatactgtacataagtactgtatttgtttattataacaataaatccacaagatggcattaacactaTTAACATTTTCACTTAGTCCATTGTCAGAAATTCTCACAACTCTCAGCAGCAAAAAATTACGTGCAATTGACAAATTCTGATGCAGTTAGTCTTTAAAAGAGCTGAAATAAATGCATGCCAATCTTCATTCTTCTTACATTATTCATTCATACTCTCAGAAAACTTTTAATGCAACCCTTGtatgtgtttttccacttttccCCTAtgtcaggggtcctcaaatacaaaagttgaaggtccacaattgtttttttcattcaaacatgggtccatttattaatgtcggtcaagtacaaggcaggtcgaaggtggtaaaggtggttttcctttgaccaaacaaaaatacaatgcacattctgattaaataaaaataaattaacattttcttgacttaaaatacaaaaaaacatgcaagtacaatgttcacacatgtacactaaataattgataagacctgtcattaaggtgcaaacaataactatcgacagtacattttgtaactgtaaatcACTGCTTGACACAAAAGAAAACATGTGCAAGGAGTACAGTAAGTGTTCAcatgtacagaacataaatgacctgtcattaaaatgcaaacataataattattgacagtaactttaattgtaaaacactgctaaatgagagaaatggcatttcggggtcacaaagctgtttactcacatcatcagccagtacttcagtgcgtcttgtggttgatgaatctgagagtgagatttgtttgatttttgttgtcatttcctcatTTTCTTTTCCTTTGAACATTGCCACCATCAGTTCAGTCATACACtcttattatttctccatcagagaacggcttcttatgtttggccaacacccacgacacCGAGTGAGCACtctgttgcaatttgttgttgtgttatagattttacaataaccttgcttgactcttgatatgactgcttcaacctgttaatttcttgccttctcagTTTTGACTTAGTAGGAAActtctcttcaaaagagctgtgctctttaacataataGTGTTTAACACTTTCACTATTTATCAGAGCAACTGCCTTTAAGtatattaagcacataggtttggtacttgcagttgaTAAAATGGATGCATATTTGTCAGCCTATTCCTTATTGAAACGGCAATTTTCGTTGTCCAGTTTTCTTCTCCTGATCAACTTCgagcatgacattttgtttcattcggtcttctactggtggcatgtaaacaaacagattgcaaagtgctAGGTTCGACTCGCATTTCATACTGCTGCGGTCCGTCCACTCTAGCTAGCAGCATGTAGGCTctatcagccaatcagcgcatccatgcacgctctctcagccaatcagcgtacccatgcaggctctctcagccaatcagcgcatccttTTCATTGAGATGACAATGGAAAtgggaacatggaagatattagactaaaaatgaaacagaatttagcgatagaatagtagcgcatagcgatagatcggcgattcatacaaataatatatgttaaaaaaagttgtttttttgtgtgtcttttttgttgttgttgttgaaaagtGCCATTTGCTGAGGGTCCGCCGAGAGGTGAGCCATGGTCCGGTCGTGGACcgcggtccgctaattgaggaccGTGGCCCTTTATACAGTGCGCAATGATACAGTGGCTTGTCACCATATCAAATACAGttcacttaaaaaataaaatccctCTGTCGTTTTTGATGAACATTTACTAAATATACTACAGCGTTTTGTTTGTCATAATGGTGGCAGTCTactgaaatactgtatatatatttttgccacTTGGTctagcaaacaaacaaataaaaaaggtTTGCGATGTACTGtccaaatgcatttttataaCACAAGTGCATGTTGTAATCTATTAagaaacacaaataaaacattgcAAAGTTATTGTTGTGATGCATTATTATTACTTTCTGTAACcccttgtatgtatgtatgtatgtatgtatgtatgtatgtatgtatgtatgtgtgtatgtgtgtatgtatgtatgtatcagggctgcagctatcgattattttagtagtcgattatgaatgaactagttagttcgaataatcgagtaatcggataaggaacataaaaatattaaaatacctgaactgagcctcaaacggtataaaaaataaataaatgagcatctaagtacaacaaaataacaattggctaaattacatagcaaaggtccactagcttaaatgctataaaatgtttttatttatttatttatttttttacaatgctcttaacatatgtttcagacacatattcccacaaaactggctgaatatacctacaaactaaattccgaatgcattaaaaaaacatttgctcaaacaaaaacttagcttatgttggtcttaacagggagcagctggattcagccatgtgaaatgaggcagactagagggcagtatagccacccaaatcaataaaactaaatgcaaaaactttcaaaatacaccattacaaccccactttaattaaacgaatactcgaagcagcaaaattttatttgaatcttttttttttctgattgaatactcgagtcaattaattaattattgcaCCActggtatgtatgtatgtatgtatgtatgtatgtatgtatgtatgtatgtatgtatgtatgtatggatggatggattgattGCATACATTTTTACAATTACATAATGTTACATtgcagtatgtatgtatgtatcagggctgcagctatcgattattttagtagtcgattaatcgatgaactagtttgttcgaataatcgagtaatcggatgaggacGAGCACCTTGAAATATAACACCATTATAACACCATAAAAATATTACAAtacctgaactgagcctcaaacggtataaaaaaataaataaatgaggatctaagtacaacaaaataacaactggctaaattacattgcaaaagtccactagcttaaatgctataaaatgttttttattaaaaaaaaatttttttttttttttacaatgctcttaacaaatgtttcagacacatatttccacaaaaatggctaaatatacctacaaactaaattccgaatgcattaaaaaaacattagctcaaacaaaaacttaccttatgttggtcttaacagggagcagctggattcaaccatgtgtaatgaggcagactagagggcagtatatccacccaaatcaataaaacgaaatgcaaacactttcaaaatataccattacaacgccactttaattaaacgaatactcgaagcagcaaaatttaattcaaatcttttttctgatcgaatactcgagtcaatcgattaattgttgcagcactggtatgtatgtatgtatgtatggatgGATTGATTGCATACATTTTTACAATTAAATAATATTACATtgcagtatgtatgtatgtatgtatgtatgtatgtatgtatgtatgtatgtatgtatgtatgtatgtatggattGATTGCATACATTTTTACAATTAAATACATATTACGTtgcagtatgtatgtatgtatgtatgtatgtatgtatgtatgtatttatgtatgtatgtatgtacagtatgtatgggcgtgtgtgtgtatgtatgtatgtatgtatgtatgcatgacaAAAATCCAACCTCTGGCTGAAGCCCCACCTCTCCAAGAGGATTTACCCGATTGACGTCTCTCTCGTCCAATCACAGAGGAGACCCTGAAACATTAGCGGGTCGATGTCGAGCTGTTAGATTGCACTAAatatttcctccttttctttgcACTCGGCATTCCAGCCGCAGCCGGGGCGCACGTCTGAATCCTTTTTGCATATCTATCCCCAAACGAACCGAGTGGCGAAACGCATGAGCGGAGAGGACGCCTTTTGACCCGTTTACTGCGGCGAGACTGTGCCAAGGAGTCCGAACAGGTACCGCGATGATGAGCGTCTCACTGGAGCGTCGACATCTCACCGGTTTGTTTACTATGTGCTGAGAAGGGCGCCAACTTGGTGTGCTACGGGCACGCCACGGgaggattcattcattcattcattcattcattcatacattCATTGCCAGTAAAATGCAGTTTAGACGAattacaaggtttttttttttaatatcacgTGACGCGTGCACACCTTTCTTTCAGTGAATCAATTCCTTCACGTTGCGCCATGTCTAAACGTAGCATGTGATGGGAGTCTGCCACATCGTGCCATTCATAAAGCTGACAAACAGTTCTTTTtcatcaaatgtatttttggggGATGCGTATAAAAGAGGCTTCTGTCTATTTGACTAATGGACTTAATGGGATCTGCTCCATAATCCTCTGCCTCCTCTTTCCTGGCAGGGCGGGTACACTTGGctattttttcctccaaatattAGTGCCAATATGATAATGCATTGTCTGGTCGTTGGCTACTCAAAGTTGAGGAGGATGAATGTGCTTCTCCACCTGCAGTAATACATGAGAAACATTTCAATGCGTTTACTTTAGTTTTAAATAGCTGTAGATAGAGAACTTTCACTAATAGAGTTCAGGGCATCGTTTGAACTCGAGTCCACAGGCAAAAGGAATGTTTTATTCCTTGGCTCAAATTGTATTATAGCCCATCAGTCCATTGTTGGATCAATTGCAATTTTACAACTATGGGTAGGAAAAATGATCTGTTGATAAATTTGGTGAattaatttggtcaaattgattggagaataaaaaagaaaacacgGTTTGGTGCGACTATACTTCCTGTCATTCTCTTGATTAATTTATACTGTATTTGTGGCTCAtaggaatacagtggtacctctacatacaaaattAATTCATTCGAGGACctcgtttgtaagtcgaaatggtcgtatgtcgagcgggattttcccaaaagaatacattataattccattaattcaatcCACAACCCGAaaatctacactaaatccttaataaataccgctggtactattgcaaatagcaattacacattgcaaaacctacattatgaataaaaatctaaataatataataataataatacctataataatgtaacaaatcaggttctaatgtggccgaTGTCTTTTGCGTGGTACACTTGAATGCAacacgtggctgacgtgaccgagtgagagaggacttttaactatcacttttcatgttcagctgcggcggaccgTAGGCATGTGTTGTTGCCAgtattgttaataacggcgttacaatataacggagttaat
It includes:
- the rprma gene encoding protein reprimo A, with the translated sequence MNATTFNRTDVSLFNRTEGILCCNLSSVVTDEGLAAASPDERSLFVMRVVQIAVMCVLSLTVVFGIFFLGCNLLIKSEGMINFLVTDRRPSKEAEAVIVGAY